One stretch of Miscanthus floridulus cultivar M001 chromosome 18, ASM1932011v1, whole genome shotgun sequence DNA includes these proteins:
- the LOC136524386 gene encoding uncharacterized protein — MVLQDLKPRIFNRLNKFGARWVAKLPSVFWSLRTTPSQAINYTPFFTVYGSEAVLPTDLDYGALRIRAHDKQGAKAFHEDTMDQLDEARDVALLRLARYQ; from the coding sequence atggtcctacaagaccttaagcctaggatcttcaaccgattgaacaagtttggcgcacgCTGGGTCGCCAAGCTTCCTTCAGTattctggagcctgaggacaacccctagTCAAGCCATCaactacacacccttcttcacggtctatggttctgaggccgtcctcccaaccgacctcgactatggagcactaaGGATCAGGGCGCATGacaaacagggagccaaggcgttCCATgaggacaccatggaccagctggacgaagctcgtgatgttgccctcctccgcttagCCAGGTACCAATAG